GCGCGGTGCAGCAGCAGGGCAGCGATGCCTCGACGGGGCACGGCCACAGCGGCATGGGCACCACGCTCTCAGCCAACGCCCTGGCGATGCACTGCATGCGCGTCAACCTCGAGCAGGTCATGACGGCGCAGGCCTATCGACACATGCTGCCGCTGGCGGCGAGTCTGGCGCAGGGGCTGCGCGACCTGTTCAGCCGGCACCGGTTGGGCTGGTCGGTCACCGAGCTGGGTGCGCGCTGCGAATTCCAGTTCTGCCCCGTGCCGCCGCGCACCGGTGCCGAGGCTGAGGCGGCCTTTCACGACAGCCTGCAAATGGCGCTGCACCTGTACCTGATCAACCGCGGCGTGCTGATAACGCCGTTCCACAACATGATGCTGTGCTGCCCCGACACCACCGCGGCGGACACCGCACGTCTTCTTTCCACGCTGGACGAGGCGCTGCAGCGGCTACTGTCCATGGACGGCGCGCGCAGCGCCTGAGAACCCGTCATGCCTATCGACCGACACGAGGCGCAAGCCTTTCTGGACGCGCACCCTGAGGTGCGCTGCATCGAACTGTTTCTCATCGACGCCAATGGCATCCCGCGCGGCAAGCTGCTGCACCGCGACGAACTGCTGGCGATTTACGACCATGGGCGGCCGCTGCCCAGCTCGATTCTGGCGCTGACGGTGCAGGGCACCGATGTCGAGGAGAGCGGGCTGGTCTGGGAGGTCGCCGACGCCGATTGCTGGACTGAGCCGCTACCCGGTAGCCTGACGTTGCAACCCTGGCGCAATGCGCCCACCGGTCAGGTTCAGGTAAGCATGCACCCGGACCGTGGGCTGCCGGCGGCGGTGGCCGATCCGCGGCATGTGCTGGTCCGCACGCTCGAGGCGTTGAAGGCCGACGGCTACCACCCGGTGATGGCGGTGGAGCTGGAGTTCTACCTGCTCGATCGGGAGCGCGATAGCGACGGTCGCCCGCAGCCGGCCCGGCAGGGGAACGGAGTCCGGCCGAGCGCGCCGCAGGTCTACGGCGTCTATGAGCTAGAGCAATTGCAGCCGTTTCTCGACGACCTCTATGCGGCCTGCGAAGTGCAGGGCCTGCCGCTGCGCACGGCCATTTCCGAATATGCGCCGGGCCAGCTGGAACTGACGCTCGAGCATCGGTTTGACGCGCTTCAGGCCATTGACGAGGGCGTGCGCTACAAGCGGCTGGTCAAGGGCGTGGCGAACAAGCACGGGCTGAGCGCCTGCTTCATGGCCAAGCCCTTCGGCGACCAGGCCGGCAGTGGCATGCACCTGCATGTCAGTCTGGCCGATGCCGAGGGCAACAACCTGATGGCCTCGGACGACCCTTGCGGAACACCGCTGTTGCGCCATGCCATCGGCGGCATGATGGCCACGCTCGACGATGCCCTGGGAATTTTCTGCCCCAACGCCAATTCATTCCGCCGTTTCCAGGCCAACAGCTATGCGCCGCTGGCCCGCAGCTGGGGCGTGAACAACCGCACGGTGTCCTTCCGGGTGCCGGGCGGGCCGGCGGCCAGCCGGCATATCGAGCATCGCATCTGCGGCGCCGACGCCAACCCCTACCTGGCGGCCGCGGCGGTGCTGGCCGGCGTGCACCTGGGTATTCGTGGGCAAATCGACCCCGGCGCAGCCACCGTCGGCAACGGCTACGAGCAGGTGCGGGACACCCTGGCTACCGACTGGCTGACGGCGCTGCGCAACCTGGAGGCCTCGAGCTGGGCGCGCGAGGCGTTCGGCGCCGAATTTCTCGACGTCTTCCTGGCGATCAAGTGGGCCGAGTACCGGCAGTTCATGGGCGAGGTGGGCGAGCAGGACTGGCGCTGGTATCTCAACCACGCCTGACCAGGGCAACAGGGGCGTACCGGCGCTGGGTCCCGCGGCCTGACTCAGATGCCGTGCAGGAAGCGCTCGAGGGTCGCCGGCACCAGAGCCGGTTGTTCTCGATGTGGGCCGTGCCGACAGCCGTCATCCGTTTGCAGGCTGCGGCCGCTTCGCAATCGCCAAGGGGGCTGCCTGGTTGGCCGGAGGCGGAGATCGATGCGGTGATCGGTCTGTGCCTGACAACGCCGCCCGGTGGGTTGTTAGCTGATCCTGGCGGCATGCCAGGCGGTACGCTGAAACCCCGATACCCAGCGTACCCCGACGACCTGTGGTCCGCACCAATCGGGTTCGAACAGCTCTAATCCCAAGCGTTCACATGTTGCGGAGATGAGTCATGAGTATCGATCCGCTCGATCGGCCACACGATCAGCAACCCGTGCCGGGGCAGCAACAGAACCCTGCGCACACACCCGACTTCATCACGGATAACCCGGACGTCCAGCCCGAACCCGGCAACACCGGTCGCGCAGACCGAAAACCCAACGGGCCTGCGCCCGAGACCCCGGCGCCGCCTGTGAGGCAGGGCGGCGAGCAGGCGGAGTAGAAGTAGCGCAGCTGCCACCGCAATCTTCAGGCGCCGGCTAAGCCAGTGGTGCGGGTTCAACCGGCCTGCTCGTGATACGGCGGGCTCGGCGATCGCGTGTCTGGCTTGTGCAACGGCCAGCAGTCAGGCCTTTTTCATCGACCAGTAGGTGGGTTTGAACAGGTCCCTCTCACCGAGCAGCAACACACCTGCCGCAAAGGCCCCGAGTACCAGCAGGATGTACAGGCACAGCTGGAACAGCCCGTGCGGCGTCGGCAGCCAGTGCAGTGCTGCGGCTACCACGGCGGCGGTGGTGATCCAGCGCAGCAGTACGCCCGGCGCCAGACCACGGGGTGATGCGCGGTAGACATACAGCCCCATGAACAGCGCCTGCAGGATGGCGCCGCCGGTGAAGGCCATGGCCAGCCCTTGCGCGCCGTAAGGTCCGTAGAGCAGCGCATCGAGCAGGATGGTGAAGGCGGAGCTGACCAGGGTGACCACCAGGAACAACCGCGACTGATGTTGCGCGAGCAGGGCGCGCCCCCACAGCAGCGCCAGTCCCATGGCCGGAAGCCCGAGCGCATACAGGACCACCAGCGCTGCCGTGGCGTCAGTCTGCGGCGCGCCGAACTGACCGCGTTCCAGCAGTACCGATACGACCGTCTGCGGGAACGAGCAGAGCACCACAGCCGCTGGCACCAGGAACAGCAGGGTGGCCAGCAGACCTTTGCGGATCACGGCGGCATGCTCGGTGAGGTCGTTGTCGCTCCAGCTGGAAACGAAGCGTGGAAAGAGCACCGACAGCACGGACAAGGCATAAAGGGTGAGCGGAATGGTGACGATGCGAAACGCGAAGGACAGCATGGTGATGCTGCCTTCGTCGAGAAAGGACGCGAACATCCGCTCGGCCAGGATGCAACCCTGCTGGGCGCCGGCGGCCAGCAGGACTGGCGCGAACGCGAGGCCGAAGCCGCCTGCGTGTCCGGTCGTCTCGACGGACTTGCCGGTGCGCAGGTAGGCGATGCGTCGGTGCTGTACCAGAATCAGTGCCAGCTGGGGCAGCAACATCCCGATGAAGATCACCATGCCGGTGGGCTGGAACAACAGGATGCCGATGATGGCGCCGGCGTTGAGCAGCACCGTTCGCGTCATCGGTAGAACGAACACCTCATCCATGTTGAGCAGTGCACCCTGACAATACAGGACGGCCT
This DNA window, taken from Stutzerimonas stutzeri, encodes the following:
- a CDS encoding lipid II flippase MurJ, translating into MNASLVILALTVASFLLGFLRDLFIAKAFGLSWEADLIFVALILPMFFENFLGLALRDAMIPYLQKLRSQSEALFEAVSRWLYWRVMLMGAAVSAVAILGSYWILNLLAPGWTDAQVATGQIVFCVGAALIAVQAVLYCQGALLNMDEVFVLPMTRTVLLNAGAIIGILLFQPTGMVIFIGMLLPQLALILVQHRRIAYLRTGKSVETTGHAGGFGLAFAPVLLAAGAQQGCILAERMFASFLDEGSITMLSFAFRIVTIPLTLYALSVLSVLFPRFVSSWSDNDLTEHAAVIRKGLLATLLFLVPAAVVLCSFPQTVVSVLLERGQFGAPQTDATAALVVLYALGLPAMGLALLWGRALLAQHQSRLFLVVTLVSSAFTILLDALLYGPYGAQGLAMAFTGGAILQALFMGLYVYRASPRGLAPGVLLRWITTAAVVAAALHWLPTPHGLFQLCLYILLVLGAFAAGVLLLGERDLFKPTYWSMKKA
- a CDS encoding glutamine synthetase family protein → MPIDRHEAQAFLDAHPEVRCIELFLIDANGIPRGKLLHRDELLAIYDHGRPLPSSILALTVQGTDVEESGLVWEVADADCWTEPLPGSLTLQPWRNAPTGQVQVSMHPDRGLPAAVADPRHVLVRTLEALKADGYHPVMAVELEFYLLDRERDSDGRPQPARQGNGVRPSAPQVYGVYELEQLQPFLDDLYAACEVQGLPLRTAISEYAPGQLELTLEHRFDALQAIDEGVRYKRLVKGVANKHGLSACFMAKPFGDQAGSGMHLHVSLADAEGNNLMASDDPCGTPLLRHAIGGMMATLDDALGIFCPNANSFRRFQANSYAPLARSWGVNNRTVSFRVPGGPAASRHIEHRICGADANPYLAAAAVLAGVHLGIRGQIDPGAATVGNGYEQVRDTLATDWLTALRNLEASSWAREAFGAEFLDVFLAIKWAEYRQFMGEVGEQDWRWYLNHA